Proteins from a genomic interval of Caldicellulosiruptor diazotrophicus:
- a CDS encoding DivIVA domain-containing protein has translation MLTPQDIESKTFKRVYIGGYSIEDVEEFLDQVLKDYEALYKENLELKDKIALLNENIQNYKTIEETLQNTLIVAQSTAEEIKKVAYQKAETIIKEAEMKASKMIEEANSKVLQITYEYGELKKRYQLFLNKFRNLLQTELSALEMVDKELQND, from the coding sequence ATGTTAACCCCTCAAGATATTGAATCTAAGACCTTTAAAAGGGTATATATTGGTGGGTACAGTATCGAAGATGTAGAAGAGTTTTTGGACCAAGTTTTGAAAGATTATGAGGCTTTGTATAAGGAAAACTTAGAGCTCAAAGACAAGATTGCACTTTTGAATGAAAACATTCAAAACTATAAGACAATTGAGGAGACTCTTCAAAACACATTAATTGTTGCCCAGTCAACTGCAGAGGAGATTAAAAAGGTGGCATACCAAAAAGCTGAGACAATAATCAAAGAAGCCGAGATGAAGGCTTCTAAAATGATAGAAGAAGCAAATAGCAAAGTTTTACAAATAACATATGAATATGGTGAGCTTAAAAAGAGATATCAACTTTTTCTTAACAAGTTCAGGAATTTACTACAAACTGAACTTAGCGCACTTGAAATGGTAGACAAAGAACTACAAAACGACTAA
- a CDS encoding YlmH family RNA-binding protein: MGQQAMTYIPEENKYEVLKLKNLIEKLRWGIEYSDFLTPFAIKYAVEVLLKNQNHILHKSWGGYVGSERNILALFSRDFEEYVENLTYPIQKILIEAKNNLSHRQILGSLIGNGLKRDKIGDILVKENSALVFVKDEIATYIVTNIDKIGKVNVKCSLIENNQIDINWFINNNSKRIVFTVASLRVDSVISHGFGISREEATDLIRQMKVAVNWIYIDKPSYPVKEGDLISVGHHGRLKIDKVLTQTKKGRISIEVLRFS, translated from the coding sequence ATGGGGCAGCAAGCTATGACTTATATTCCTGAAGAAAACAAATATGAAGTGCTGAAACTCAAAAACTTGATAGAAAAGTTACGCTGGGGAATTGAATATTCTGACTTTCTTACACCGTTTGCAATAAAGTACGCAGTCGAGGTCCTATTAAAAAATCAAAATCATATTCTACACAAAAGTTGGGGCGGGTATGTAGGCAGCGAAAGAAATATATTAGCTCTTTTTAGCAGAGATTTTGAAGAATATGTAGAAAATCTCACATACCCAATACAAAAAATTTTAATTGAAGCTAAGAATAATCTTTCTCACAGACAAATTTTGGGCAGTCTTATTGGAAACGGACTCAAAAGAGACAAGATAGGTGACATTCTTGTAAAAGAAAATAGCGCGCTTGTATTTGTAAAAGATGAAATTGCAACATATATTGTAACAAATATAGATAAAATAGGTAAAGTGAATGTAAAATGTAGTTTGATTGAAAACAATCAAATCGATATAAACTGGTTTATTAACAACAACAGTAAAAGAATTGTTTTTACTGTTGCATCACTCAGAGTTGACAGTGTAATAAGCCACGGTTTTGGAATATCGAGAGAAGAAGCAACAGATTTAATCAGACAGATGAAAGTGGCAGTAAACTGGATATACATTGATAAACCTTCATATCCTGTAAAAGAAGGAGACTTAATCTCTGTTGGTCACCATGGACGATTGAAAATAGATAAGGTATTGACCCAAACTAAAAAGGGAAGAATTAGTATAGAAGTTTTGAGATTTTCATAA
- a CDS encoding YggT family protein has translation MIRFLFGLADKAISFVEFCIIVDAILSWVIVDPYNKYRRILGTIVNPILDPVRRVALRYIRIGFIDFSPMIAIILLEVFRWLLRLLLIILI, from the coding sequence ATGATAAGATTTTTATTTGGACTTGCAGACAAGGCAATTTCGTTTGTTGAATTTTGTATAATAGTTGATGCAATTTTGTCATGGGTAATAGTCGACCCATACAATAAATACAGAAGGATATTAGGTACTATTGTGAATCCCATTCTTGACCCTGTGAGAAGGGTAGCTTTACGGTACATTCGGATAGGTTTTATTGACTTTTCACCTATGATTGCTATAATTCTTTTAGAAGTTTTTAGATGGCTTTTGCGGCTACTTCTCATAATATTGATATAA
- a CDS encoding cell division protein SepF, with translation MFDNLQRKFLNLIGIEIEEEDKPQDISKTKEENAKPKHETPKVVTIGKANQTEVTVYNLKLFDEVVKVCDALRENKIVVFNLEQVAEEHIQRIIDFVSGSVYVLDAKIHKVSKKIFVVVPRSIDLEVDEQLKEEFRSKGVFAWLK, from the coding sequence ATGTTTGATAACCTACAAAGAAAATTTTTAAACCTTATTGGCATTGAGATTGAAGAGGAGGACAAGCCTCAGGACATTTCAAAAACAAAAGAGGAAAATGCAAAACCAAAGCATGAGACTCCAAAGGTAGTAACAATCGGAAAAGCAAACCAGACAGAAGTTACAGTTTATAATCTCAAACTTTTTGATGAGGTTGTTAAAGTTTGCGATGCCCTGAGAGAAAACAAGATAGTCGTTTTCAATTTGGAACAAGTAGCAGAAGAGCATATTCAAAGAATAATTGACTTTGTAAGCGGGTCTGTTTATGTTCTGGATGCAAAGATTCATAAAGTAAGTAAGAAGATATTTGTTGTTGTTCCAAGGAGCATTGATTTAGAGGTTGATGAACAGCTCAAAGAAGAGTTCAGGTCAAAAGGTGTATTTGCATGGTTGAAATAA
- a CDS encoding YggS family pyridoxal phosphate-dependent enzyme, with amino-acid sequence MVDKEMLKKNIEDVMNRIEKACIRSGRNPSEVSLLGATKGVDVQTIKLANQYGLRIFGENRVQEFLPKFQELPYLEWHFIGRLQTNKIKYIYDKVSLIHSIDSPKQIEELERRCAKAEKMCSVLIEINIGGEESKGGINPEKVDYLIEKIIDSPHIILKGFMTIPPIEDDDMKLRGYFRKMKEIFEKYKKLNYNNVNIEVLSMGMSNDFEVAIEEGATLVRIGTKIFGDRPKK; translated from the coding sequence ATGGTTGACAAAGAGATGCTTAAAAAGAATATTGAAGATGTAATGAACAGAATAGAAAAGGCCTGCATCAGAAGTGGTAGAAATCCCAGTGAGGTCAGTTTGCTTGGTGCAACCAAAGGGGTAGATGTCCAGACTATAAAGCTTGCGAACCAGTATGGTCTGAGAATTTTTGGTGAGAACAGGGTACAAGAATTTTTACCAAAGTTTCAAGAACTTCCTTATCTTGAATGGCATTTTATAGGAAGGCTTCAAACAAACAAGATTAAATACATTTACGATAAAGTAAGTCTCATTCATTCAATTGACAGCCCTAAGCAAATTGAGGAACTTGAAAGAAGATGTGCAAAAGCAGAAAAAATGTGCAGCGTGCTTATAGAAATAAACATAGGTGGTGAAGAGTCAAAGGGTGGAATTAATCCAGAAAAAGTAGATTATTTAATTGAAAAAATCATAGATTCTCCGCATATTATTCTCAAGGGTTTTATGACTATACCTCCAATTGAAGATGATGACATGAAATTGAGAGGTTATTTTAGAAAGATGAAAGAAATCTTTGAAAAATACAAGAAATTAAATTATAATAATGTTAACATTGAAGTGCTGTCGATGGGTATGAGTAATGACTTTGAAGTAGCAATAGAAGAGGGTGCTACCTTAGTTAGAATAGGAACCAAAATTTTTGGAGATAGACCAAAAAAATAA
- a CDS encoding endonuclease Q family protein — protein MRVYADLHVHIGFSNGRYIKVPSSKTLTLENIIKTAKDEKGLNVIGVVDFLCKDVIDETDKLLDKGKLELKDGNLYSEGLLIIPAAEIELRFCSNDFHCLLFFDDYEKLKDFRKIIKIYFNQIDFSCPVFKGRIDDFEKIVSSFEILTVPAHAFTPYKGFYSAAKNIEEVFENSEIFSIELGLSADSYMVNALFDVHRRSLLSNSDAHSLKNIAREFNEIEVENFSANDVIKSIKENKIIANYGINPKLGKYHKSYCKECNSSFNLKSQDLILCPFCKSNDIVIGVEDRISWLCKIENPVEKPPYFYTFPFELIQGFGQKTIRKIIDVFGNEINFIKSLNNGAFRSYNIDKNIAQKLERFINQDYTIKFGAGGHFGRVIFE, from the coding sequence ATGAGGGTATATGCCGATTTGCACGTGCACATTGGATTTTCTAATGGAAGGTATATAAAGGTACCTTCTTCAAAAACCCTTACACTTGAAAACATTATAAAAACAGCAAAAGATGAAAAAGGACTCAATGTAATTGGTGTTGTCGATTTTTTATGCAAGGATGTAATTGATGAAACTGATAAGCTATTAGATAAAGGGAAGCTTGAATTGAAAGATGGAAACTTGTATTCTGAAGGGCTTTTGATAATACCTGCAGCTGAAATTGAATTGAGGTTTTGTTCAAATGATTTTCACTGTCTTCTTTTTTTTGATGACTATGAAAAATTAAAGGACTTTAGAAAAATAATTAAAATCTACTTTAATCAAATTGATTTTAGCTGTCCAGTTTTCAAAGGCCGAATTGATGATTTTGAAAAGATTGTATCATCATTTGAGATTTTAACTGTGCCTGCTCATGCATTTACACCATACAAAGGTTTTTATTCAGCAGCAAAAAATATTGAGGAAGTTTTTGAAAATTCAGAAATTTTTTCAATTGAACTTGGTCTTTCTGCTGACTCTTACATGGTAAATGCTCTTTTTGATGTTCATAGAAGGAGTCTTCTTTCTAACTCGGATGCTCATTCTTTAAAAAATATTGCAAGAGAATTTAATGAAATTGAAGTTGAAAATTTTTCCGCAAATGATGTTATAAAAAGTATAAAGGAAAACAAAATAATTGCAAACTATGGCATAAATCCTAAACTTGGAAAATACCACAAATCGTATTGCAAAGAATGCAACAGTTCATTTAATTTGAAAAGCCAAGATTTAATATTATGTCCATTTTGCAAAAGCAATGATATTGTAATTGGTGTTGAGGACAGGATTTCATGGCTTTGCAAAATAGAAAATCCTGTTGAAAAACCACCTTATTTTTACACTTTCCCTTTTGAACTTATACAGGGATTTGGACAGAAAACAATCCGAAAAATAATCGATGTTTTTGGCAATGAGATAAATTTTATTAAATCTCTAAATAATGGTGCTTTTAGAAGTTATAATATTGACAAAAATATAGCTCAAAAACTTGAAAGATTTATAAATCAAGACTACACTATTAAATTTGGTGCTGGAGGACATTTTGGAAGGGTCATATTTGAATAA
- a CDS encoding NUDIX domain-containing protein gives MEFYEKTIDSTLIYDGSFISLKVDKVLLPNGNISQRAIVLHSGAAVVVPVDDDNNVILVKQFRKPIEKVIIELPAGKLDKGEDPLECAKRELEEETGYKAREFIKLTEIYTTPGFSNEVIHVYLATDLYRGEAHTDADEFVEVLKIKMTDAILMVKKGEIKDAKTIIGLLFANMYLQEQGLKK, from the coding sequence ATGGAATTTTATGAAAAGACTATAGATTCTACATTGATATATGATGGTTCATTTATATCATTAAAAGTAGATAAAGTTTTACTTCCAAATGGCAATATCTCTCAACGTGCTATTGTACTTCACTCGGGTGCAGCTGTAGTAGTTCCTGTTGATGATGACAATAATGTCATCCTTGTAAAACAGTTTCGAAAACCAATTGAAAAGGTAATAATAGAACTTCCTGCAGGCAAACTTGATAAAGGTGAAGATCCACTTGAATGTGCCAAAAGAGAGCTTGAAGAAGAAACAGGTTATAAAGCAAGAGAATTTATAAAACTTACCGAGATTTATACAACGCCAGGATTTTCAAACGAAGTGATACATGTGTACCTTGCAACAGATCTTTACAGAGGAGAGGCTCATACAGATGCTGATGAGTTTGTGGAAGTACTAAAAATTAAAATGACTGATGCTATTCTGATGGTAAAAAAAGGAGAGATTAAGGATGCAAAGACAATAATAGGACTTCTTTTTGCAAATATGTATTTGCAGGAGCAAGGCTTGAAGAAATGA
- a CDS encoding DUF3866 family protein — MFEIKKGIVTRKINTTEFCQYVEVKYQDGDVGIAINFLDINHDVNEGQEILVNTTARMLQLGTGGYDYILPFDTFKNNSKGHIMKLRYTPLQFSVLTEEEKNPDLFDKVPNFNDIIVIVCELHSMLLPLCVYLKEKVKKINISVILNDWGMLNAKLSHNLEFLKENKFADYIITCQEAFNGDFECINEINSLIFSQSLGCDVAIISPLPGIVGTGTKFGFTSYKAVHVIEDIVRFGGKVVFPVRVSKNEKRQRHRFISHHSLTILNYVNCSVEIPVFDFEDKIFFAKIHKTLNNYHAKHNVVVVKEIDKMIVERYKSIMLTMGRSYEQDCEYFLELFATAEYVSTKLKRR, encoded by the coding sequence GTGTTCGAAATAAAAAAAGGGATTGTGACAAGAAAAATAAATACCACAGAGTTTTGCCAGTATGTTGAAGTAAAATATCAAGACGGCGATGTTGGTATAGCTATAAATTTTTTAGATATAAATCACGATGTAAATGAAGGGCAGGAGATTTTAGTTAATACCACAGCAAGAATGCTTCAGCTTGGAACTGGCGGATATGATTATATTCTGCCTTTTGATACTTTTAAAAATAATTCAAAAGGTCATATCATGAAGCTCAGATATACACCATTGCAATTTTCTGTACTAACAGAAGAAGAAAAAAATCCTGACCTATTTGATAAAGTTCCAAATTTTAATGATATAATTGTTATTGTATGTGAGCTTCACAGCATGCTTTTGCCTCTATGTGTTTATCTTAAAGAAAAAGTAAAAAAAATTAATATTTCTGTTATATTAAATGACTGGGGAATGTTAAATGCAAAGCTTTCGCACAATTTAGAGTTTTTAAAGGAAAACAAATTCGCGGACTACATAATAACATGTCAAGAAGCATTCAATGGTGATTTTGAATGTATAAACGAAATAAATTCTCTAATTTTTTCCCAAAGCTTGGGATGCGATGTTGCTATTATTTCTCCTCTGCCTGGAATTGTGGGGACAGGAACAAAATTTGGATTTACAAGTTATAAAGCTGTACATGTTATTGAGGATATAGTTAGATTTGGCGGTAAAGTAGTGTTTCCTGTAAGAGTTTCAAAAAATGAAAAAAGACAGCGGCATAGATTTATAAGCCATCATTCTCTTACAATACTAAATTATGTGAATTGTTCTGTAGAAATTCCAGTTTTTGATTTTGAAGATAAAATCTTTTTTGCGAAAATCCATAAGACATTAAACAATTACCATGCAAAGCACAATGTGGTTGTTGTGAAAGAAATAGATAAAATGATAGTTGAAAGATATAAATCAATTATGCTCACAATGGGAAGAAGCTATGAGCAAGATTGTGAATACTTTTTAGAACTCTTTGCTACAGCAGAATATGTCTCAACAAAACTTAAAAGGAGATGA
- the rnhA gene encoding ribonuclease HI — translation MKEVTIYTDGACSGNPGPGGWCAILIYKGIKKVLKGFEMQTTNNRMELKAVVEALKALKEPCKVIIYSDSAYIVNAVNQNWIEKWQKNGWKTSEKEEVKNTDLWNELIELLKIHKVTFEKVKGHADNELNNLCDRIARSMIKGEQ, via the coding sequence ATGAAAGAAGTGACAATTTACACCGACGGTGCTTGCAGCGGAAATCCTGGACCAGGCGGATGGTGTGCTATTCTTATATATAAAGGAATCAAGAAGGTCTTAAAAGGCTTTGAAATGCAAACAACCAATAATCGAATGGAGCTCAAAGCGGTGGTAGAAGCTCTAAAGGCTTTAAAGGAACCGTGCAAAGTGATAATCTATTCAGACTCTGCTTATATTGTAAATGCTGTTAATCAAAATTGGATAGAAAAGTGGCAAAAGAATGGATGGAAGACATCTGAAAAGGAAGAGGTTAAAAATACCGATTTATGGAATGAGCTTATAGAACTTCTGAAAATTCACAAAGTAACTTTTGAAAAAGTAAAGGGTCATGCTGACAATGAACTAAATAATCTTTGTGATAGAATTGCAAGAAGTATGATAAAAGGGGAGCAATAA
- the proC gene encoding pyrroline-5-carboxylate reductase, which translates to MKIGIIGCGNMASSIAHSIKQSIGAQLFCYDIDTDKANRFSQVYGAIRMNNEIETVESSSIIIIAVKPKDIFDVLEKIKDGISEKIIVSIVAGISISKIKEVIGDKKIVRVMPNINISVQKGVMGICFSEEVTNDEKEKIINLFKSMGEVIVTYEKYMDAITAIFGSGPAFVAHFIESFVDAAVKLGFPRQESLNLILTLFEGTVVNMKNNMLTTQQIKDMVTSPGGTTIEGLVEFERRAVKGAIIDGILKAFERSKNIL; encoded by the coding sequence ATGAAGATAGGAATCATTGGCTGTGGGAACATGGCAAGTTCAATCGCACATTCAATTAAACAATCTATTGGAGCTCAGCTTTTTTGTTATGATATAGACACTGACAAGGCTAATAGATTTTCCCAAGTTTATGGTGCCATTAGGATGAATAATGAAATTGAGACTGTAGAAAGCAGCAGCATAATCATAATTGCTGTAAAGCCAAAAGACATCTTTGATGTACTTGAGAAAATAAAAGATGGCATCTCTGAAAAGATAATAGTTTCTATTGTAGCGGGGATTTCGATTTCAAAAATTAAAGAGGTTATAGGGGACAAAAAGATAGTGCGAGTAATGCCGAATATAAATATAAGCGTACAGAAAGGCGTTATGGGAATATGTTTTTCTGAGGAAGTGACTAATGATGAGAAAGAAAAAATAATAAACCTTTTTAAAAGTATGGGTGAAGTTATAGTTACTTATGAGAAATATATGGATGCAATAACAGCCATATTTGGGAGTGGTCCAGCATTTGTTGCTCACTTTATTGAAAGCTTTGTAGATGCAGCAGTTAAACTTGGATTTCCAAGACAAGAAAGTTTAAACTTAATCTTAACATTATTTGAAGGTACTGTTGTTAACATGAAAAATAATATGTTAACTACACAACAGATAAAGGATATGGTAACATCCCCTGGGGGTACAACAATTGAAGGACTTGTAGAGTTTGAAAGAAGAGCGGTAAAAGGAGCAATAATAGATGGAATACTCAAGGCATTTGAAAGATCTAAAAATATATTGTAG
- a CDS encoding putative polysaccharide biosynthesis protein, with protein MKKGLIYSAIILTVGSLFAKFVGVFLKLPLINIVGDYGIGLYQLPYPIYTTVLTFTMTGFSLAVSKQISYYHAEKNYRACKITFYTGLIIISSVSFLFSLLYVVLSKKIIEIFKWPQEAYVPYLSLAPALFLVSVQASYRGYFNGIKKMTIVSISQIIESLGRVCFGLLFCILLLKKGVQFSVAGALAGSSIGALFSLMYLVFALQEDEVINSSKNDAKNKEVSRDIIYESKNILLLTIYFSLSSFLMSIISIVDSLLFPYFMHLRRYDDKIISQLFGIFSGKAMTLIHVPLTFSVSMAVSIVSYVVATKQQKEKRELICTAFEYIILVTVPCCAAFYFFSDTIFKIVFFNAATGDSVLKISAFLTILISLVQFTTSVLQATGHFIAPVKSILTGVIIKIICMFVFVVIYNLNISGLVLANIICYFMVFVINLDKLKSFGFAHFNMLKMFYIVLSSAIMVIVGKAVLSVLKTSVFIEGVVMITCCTCIYFMCTLMFGILKVSTIKEFIFEVKRK; from the coding sequence ATGAAAAAAGGATTAATATATTCAGCAATCATCTTGACAGTAGGTTCACTTTTTGCAAAGTTTGTTGGTGTATTTTTAAAACTTCCTCTTATAAATATTGTTGGTGACTATGGGATAGGGTTGTATCAGCTGCCTTATCCCATTTATACTACTGTTTTGACTTTTACAATGACAGGTTTTTCGCTTGCAGTTTCAAAACAAATTTCCTATTATCATGCTGAAAAAAATTACAGGGCTTGCAAAATAACATTTTACACAGGTTTGATTATTATATCATCTGTTTCTTTCTTATTTTCTCTTTTATATGTAGTTTTATCTAAAAAAATAATAGAAATCTTTAAATGGCCACAAGAGGCTTATGTTCCTTATTTGTCTTTGGCTCCTGCATTATTTCTTGTTTCTGTTCAAGCATCATACAGAGGGTATTTTAACGGTATCAAAAAGATGACTATTGTGTCGATATCCCAGATAATAGAATCTTTAGGACGAGTTTGTTTCGGACTTTTGTTTTGTATTTTGCTTTTAAAAAAAGGGGTGCAATTTTCAGTTGCAGGGGCACTTGCAGGTAGCAGTATAGGTGCTTTATTTTCTTTAATGTATCTTGTTTTTGCTTTGCAAGAGGATGAGGTTATAAACAGTTCAAAAAATGATGCCAAAAATAAAGAAGTTTCTCGAGATATAATCTACGAGTCTAAAAACATTCTTTTACTTACTATTTATTTTTCACTATCGTCTTTTTTAATGTCAATAATATCAATTGTTGACTCTTTGCTTTTTCCATATTTTATGCATCTGAGAAGATATGACGATAAAATAATTTCACAGCTTTTTGGAATATTTTCAGGCAAGGCAATGACTCTTATACACGTACCACTTACATTCAGTGTGTCGATGGCTGTTAGCATAGTTTCATATGTGGTAGCAACTAAACAGCAAAAAGAGAAAAGAGAACTCATTTGCACTGCTTTTGAGTACATCATTCTTGTGACAGTTCCTTGTTGTGCAGCATTTTACTTTTTCTCTGATACCATATTTAAAATTGTATTTTTCAACGCTGCTACAGGAGATAGTGTTCTAAAAATTTCTGCTTTTCTTACCATCTTAATCTCTCTTGTTCAGTTTACAACGTCGGTGCTGCAAGCAACTGGACATTTTATAGCACCTGTAAAAAGTATACTAACAGGTGTGATTATAAAGATTATATGCATGTTTGTGTTTGTCGTGATATACAATCTAAACATATCAGGGCTTGTCTTAGCTAATATCATATGCTACTTTATGGTCTTTGTGATAAACTTAGATAAGTTAAAATCTTTTGGTTTTGCCCATTTTAATATGTTAAAGATGTTTTATATTGTCCTTTCAAGTGCTATAATGGTTATTGTAGGCAAAGCAGTACTTAGCGTGCTCAAAACCTCTGTCTTTATCGAAGGTGTAGTTATGATAACTTGTTGTACATGTATATATTTCATGTGTACCCTTATGTTTGGTATATTGAAAGTTTCAACAATAAAAGAATTTATATTTGAGGTGAAAAGAAAATGA
- the spo0A gene encoding sporulation transcription factor Spo0A, with the protein MEKLKVVIADDNRQFNMLLTEVFNSQPDFLVVGNSYDGVETLKVVEEKRPDLLMLDIIMPYLDGIGVIENLSSVEKRPNIIVISAVGQENISQKAINMGALYYFVKPFDLNIMIERVRQLLFSSSSKSEAVDINFSKSVEKKSINEVDLETEVTEILKEIGIPAHVRGYQFLRDAIVLATMDADLLNGITKVLYPMIAEKYNTAPTRVERAIRHAIEISATRGKAETLYKYFGYSTSQDKGKPTNAEFIAMISDKLRLKIKKSSQAK; encoded by the coding sequence ATGGAAAAGTTGAAGGTAGTGATTGCAGATGATAATAGACAATTTAACATGCTTTTAACAGAAGTTTTTAATTCCCAGCCAGATTTTTTGGTAGTTGGTAATTCATATGATGGTGTTGAAACCTTGAAAGTTGTGGAAGAAAAAAGACCAGACCTTTTGATGCTTGATATCATAATGCCATACCTTGATGGAATTGGTGTAATAGAAAATCTATCGAGTGTGGAAAAACGTCCAAACATAATTGTTATCTCTGCAGTCGGCCAGGAAAATATTTCACAAAAAGCAATTAACATGGGGGCGTTGTATTACTTTGTAAAACCCTTTGATTTGAATATTATGATAGAAAGAGTGAGACAACTTTTATTTAGCTCATCTTCGAAGTCAGAAGCTGTAGATATAAATTTTTCGAAATCTGTAGAGAAAAAATCTATAAATGAAGTAGATTTGGAAACAGAGGTCACGGAAATTCTTAAAGAAATTGGTATTCCTGCACATGTAAGAGGATATCAATTTTTAAGGGATGCAATTGTATTAGCAACTATGGATGCTGATCTTTTAAATGGGATTACAAAGGTTTTGTATCCAATGATTGCAGAAAAATATAACACAGCACCAACCAGGGTAGAAAGAGCAATAAGACATGCAATAGAGATTTCAGCAACAAGAGGTAAGGCAGAAACACTTTACAAATATTTTGGATATTCCACCTCACAGGATAAAGGAAAACCTACTAACGCTGAATTTATAGCCATGATAAGCGACAAGTTAAGGCTTAAGATAAAAAAGTCCTCCCAGGCAAAATAA
- the spoIVB gene encoding SpoIVB peptidase — MKKLACGLLLFYILITIFFVIYLYITPDCLTCYSSDKAITIKTPIFISLNLSPSNVQNKTQTKFLYKTNKIYIPKKITSVFFEIKIGVIPLKRVKISILESNRVWVSGKFVGIKLMTDGILVIGYSYVSSSNNSTSRVPAKEAGIQIGDKIIYVNGQKVKDCSQLFRIINSSGGKCLTFVIKRGRVYKQYKVKPLLSNEGVYKIGLWVRDGTSGIGTVTFVDNNKKVFGALGHGISDIDTGILLDVKEGQIYSAEVVDIRKNNRSEIGEVVGNINENCVVGDVVANSIYGIYGKVIQSNFWNNLKSIEVARLQDVHRGNAYILSEISGNVERFEIKIERILPLYKNSTKAFVVKVTDKRLLQITSGIVQGMSGSPIIQDNKLIGAITHVFLKEPEKGYGVFIDNMLNITKSIK, encoded by the coding sequence TTGAAAAAATTGGCATGTGGACTTTTGCTTTTTTATATTTTAATTACCATCTTTTTTGTCATTTATCTTTATATTACTCCTGATTGCCTAACATGTTACAGCTCAGACAAAGCTATTACTATCAAAACACCTATTTTTATTAGCCTGAATCTAAGTCCCTCAAATGTTCAAAATAAAACTCAAACAAAATTTCTTTACAAAACAAATAAAATTTATATCCCAAAGAAGATTACATCAGTATTTTTTGAAATAAAAATTGGGGTAATACCGCTCAAAAGAGTAAAAATCTCTATTCTCGAATCAAATAGAGTTTGGGTTTCTGGAAAATTTGTTGGAATTAAGCTCATGACAGATGGAATACTTGTGATTGGATATTCTTATGTAAGTAGTAGTAATAATTCCACTTCACGAGTTCCTGCAAAAGAAGCAGGTATCCAAATAGGCGATAAGATTATATATGTAAATGGACAAAAGGTAAAAGACTGTAGTCAACTTTTTAGAATTATAAACTCATCAGGTGGTAAGTGCTTGACTTTTGTAATCAAAAGAGGTCGAGTGTACAAACAATATAAGGTAAAACCGCTTTTAAGTAACGAGGGTGTTTATAAAATAGGATTGTGGGTCAGAGATGGTACAAGCGGCATCGGAACAGTTACTTTTGTAGATAACAACAAAAAAGTATTTGGTGCTCTTGGTCATGGTATTTCAGACATAGATACAGGTATTCTCCTTGATGTAAAAGAAGGACAAATTTATTCAGCTGAAGTAGTTGACATAAGAAAAAACAATAGAAGTGAGATTGGCGAAGTTGTAGGCAATATCAATGAAAACTGTGTAGTTGGAGATGTAGTTGCTAATTCTATATATGGTATTTATGGTAAAGTAATTCAAAGTAATTTTTGGAATAATCTCAAAAGCATAGAGGTTGCACGTCTTCAAGATGTCCATAGAGGTAATGCATATATTTTAAGCGAGATTTCAGGAAATGTTGAAAGGTTTGAAATAAAAATAGAAAGAATTCTCCCTCTTTACAAGAATTCAACGAAAGCATTTGTTGTAAAAGTTACTGATAAAAGGCTTCTCCAAATTACATCTGGTATTGTTCAAGGAATGAGTGGCTCTCCAATTATACAGGATAACAAACTTATAGGAGCTATTACCCATGTTTTTTTGAAAGAACCAGAAAAAGGGTATGGTGTTTTTATTGACAATATGCTAAATATTACAAAAAGCATCAAATAA